In Triticum urartu cultivar G1812 chromosome 6, Tu2.1, whole genome shotgun sequence, the following proteins share a genomic window:
- the LOC125512760 gene encoding calnexin homolog, giving the protein MTTGGRAVLLLPLLVASALFAQIRASDPLFHESFDEGFEGSWVVSGKEEYSGVWKHEKSDGHEDYGLLVSEPARKYAIVKELDSPVTLKDGTVVLQFEVRLQNGLECGGAYLKYIRPQEAGWDAKEFDNDTPYTIMFGPDKCGSTNKVHFILKHKNPKTGKYVEHHLKSPPSVPYDKLSHVYTAILKPDNEVRILVDGEEKSKANFLSADDFEPALIPSKTIPDPDDKKPEDWDERAKIPDPAAVKPDDWDEDAPTEILDEEATKPEGWLDDEPEEVDDPEAAKPEDWDDEEDGEWEAPKIDNPKCEEAPGCGEWKRPMKQNPAYKGKWHAPLIDNPAYKGIWKPQEIPNPEYFELDKPDFDPIAAIGIEIWTMQDGILFDNILIADDEKVATAILEKTWKPKFDVEKEKQKAEEAAAADSEDLSEFQKKIFSVLYKIADIPFLEPYKIKIIDIIEKGEKQPNITISILASVAVILVTVLFRTIFGGKKPVAPVKPVAEVKKPNATEADAAGSSGDKEEKEDDTTAPRRRSRRET; this is encoded by the exons ATGACGACGGGAGGGCGCGCGGTGCTCCTACTGCCGCTTCTGGTGGCCTCGGCGCTGTTCGCGCAGATCCGCGCGTCGGATCCG CTGTTCCACGAGTCCTTCGACGAGGGCTTCGAGGGGAGCTGGGTCGTCTCCGGCAAGGAAGAGTACTCAG GTGTATGGAAGCACGAGAAGAGTGATGGCCATGAAGACTATGGTCTCCTTGTCAGTGAGCCAGCCAGGAAATATGCCATAGTCAAAGAGCTTGATAGCCCTGTTACTTTGAAGGATGGGACAGTTGTCCTGCAGTTCGAAGTGAGGCTTCAGAATGGCCTCGAGTGTGGAGGTGCTTATCTTAAGTACATTCGCCCTCAGGAGGCTGGATGGGATGCCAAGGAATTTGACAATGACACTCCTTACACAATTATGTTTGGTCCTGACAAGTGTGGTTCAACGAACAAGGTTCACTTCATCCTGAAGCACAAGAACCCCAAGACTGGCAAATATGTTGAACATCACCTCAAGTCCCCACCCTCTGTCCCGTATGACAAGCTCTCTCATGTCTACACGGCTATCTTGAAGCCGGATAACGAGGTCAGAATTTTGGTTGATGGGGAGGAGAAGAGCAAAGCAAACTTCCTGTCCGCTGATGATTTTGAGCCAGCACTTATTCCATCAAAGACCATTCCTGACCCTGATGACAAGAAGCCAGAGGACTGGGACGAGAGAGCTAAAATCCCTGACCCAGCTGCAGTGAAGCCCGATGACTGGGATGAGGATGCCCCAACAGAAATTCTGGATGAGGAGGCCACCAAGCCAGAAGGATGGTTGGATGATGAGCCTGAGGAAGTTGATGACCCAGAGGCTGCTAAGCCCGAAGACTGGGATGATGAGGAGGATGGCGAATGGGAGGCACCGAAGATCGACAACCCCAAGTGTGAAGAGGCACCTGGATGTGGTGAATGGAAGAGGCCAATGAAGCAGAACCCTGCCTACAAGGGCAAGTGGCATGCACCCCTGATTGACAACCCTGCCTACAAGGGAATCTGGAAGCCCCAAGAAATCCCCAACCCTGAGTACTTTGAGCTTGACAAGCCTGACTTTGATCCGATTGCCGCTATTGGAATTGAGATCTGGACAATGCAGGATGGCATCCTTTTTGACAACATTCTTATCGCCGATGATGAGAAGGTAGCCACCGCCATCTTGGAGAAGACCTGGAAGCCCAAGTTTGATGTTGAGAAGGAAAAGCAGAAGGCTGAGGAGGCTGCAGCAGCCGATTCAGAGGACCTTTCTGAGTTCCAG AAGAAGATATTCAGCGTTTTGTACAAAATCGCTGACATTCCATTCTTGGAACCTTACAAGATCAAGATCATT GATATTATTGAGAAGGGAGAGAAGCAGCCCAACATTACAATTTCGATCTTGGCCTCAGTTGCTGTCATCCTTGTTACTGTGCTCTTCAGAACCATTTTCGGTGGCAAGAAGCCAGTG GCACCTGTGAAGCCCGTTGCCGAGGTCAAGAAGCCCAATGCCACGGAAGCTGATGCCGCTGGAAGCAGCGGCGACAAGGAGGAGAAAGAGGACGACACCACCGCACCACGCAGAAGGTCGAGAAGGGAGACATAG